TATGGATGCAACGATAGAACCTCCTTCGCAACTTCCGGAGGGATTAATCTCTTTTTCTGTATTTATAAAACCGCAATATACCCCTAAAGAGGCCCATGTTCAATTCGGCGTAAGATTGTATATACCTAATGATATATGTGCCCCCGAAAACATTTCACAACTTTCATTATATTATTATGATGCTTCTTCGGGATGGGTTCGTCCTGAAAACCAAAATTCAGATATTACTGGTGGTTTTGTGGAGGGTGTTTTTGATGTAAATTCTGTTTTTGGAGTTTTAGGTCCTAAAGAAGTAGCATTAGCCAATTCCGAAGAAAAATCTGGAATGATAGACAATAATCAACAAAATATCACAGGACAAGGAATTTTCTCTCCGGGATTACCGGGTGAAATACCCACTGCATTAAAGAAAAAGGGGAATTTCTTTTTCTCTATTCAAGGAGGTCAAAAAAATAATCCATTACCGAAACCAATGGATTTACCTGTGATAAGAGATGAAGACACTCAAAAACAGTTAGAGAAGGCAAATAATGAAGACAAAAAATTAGAAAACCCAACGGATAATAAAAATAAAACTAACAAAAGAAACAGAAGTAAAGACAAAACGACTTCCGAAAATATTCAACCTAAACAAATCAGAAAAAATTTTACAATAAAGAAATAACCCTAACTTAAGTTACAGGGTTGTTCCTAACCATTCTTCGATAATTTTCTTATAATCTGCTATACTTCCATTTGATTCTCGATATTGTGTTACATTATTCCGTTCAGCAATTTCAAAAAAGCGTTTGGCACGCGGTATCATTGTAGGGTCTTCATTTTTCATCTTCAGGTCCATATCTCTCTTTCTGGCTCTTTCCATAATTGTATAGTCAATACTTAATCTTGCTACCTTCACTCTTTCTAATACTTCGGGTTTATCTGCCACAGCGTTTTCCGCTTTATCGAAAATTATTTCTGCCTGTTTTAACATCTCTGGTGTTATATGTTTGCCATTAGGACCTACCCAGATATTCATGTGAAGTTCTCTTTTTTGGATTGGTTTATGTATTAGTTTTAGGTATTCCATGATATAAGGTCCGGCATCTTCGTAAAAAGCATCAACAAATTCACTAATCGCTAATTTATCATCATAATTGGGGTCCCATAATAATTTTGCATTTAAGTAAGCACTAAGTTCGTTAAATTCTCCATGAAAGGTTGTATAGGTATCCTGTTCAAATATACCCGTAACATTGTGCTTTACAAAAAATCTTATGTTAGGTGCTCGAACTTCAAGATTTGGGAATGGAACTAAATAATGACTGAATGATGTTACATAGTCCCATACCCATAAACGATTGCATATTTGAGACCAGCCTTCGACATCCTTAACAAAATCACGATTCTGTTTTGAAACACAACTTTCAAAAGGATGAGCAAAACAACACTCAATACTGCAAAGACGAATAATAACATTAGGTTCAGGCCGCATTGTCTTTGGAGGTTTTCGAGACCATTGATAGGCAAGGGTATCTATAACTTTATCGGGAAATTCATCACGCACAGCACGGGCAACACTATTCACGAGGTATAATAAAGGTCCCATCTGAGAATCTTCAGCGGTTGCTAATTCAGAACACTTCGGACACTGGCAAAAATTTCCCCAATCGTTCTGGGAAACTGAAAATACCTTTGCTTCGGGATGTTCTCTCATCCGTTTTTTAACTTCCTCTATAACTAATTGTATTACTTCTTCATTTGTGCAACAGAGCTGGGTTCTTTCTTTTATCCTCTTCCCATCTACCATAGAAAAGTATTCAGGATGGGTATCAAAATATTTTTCCGGGGGAACAAGTGAATCAAAAGTATGAACAAAGCCATAATAAGTAATCTTACCTCCATGTTTTTCTTCAAGTCGGCAGGTATTCCCATTGGCACGATTGCGGGCACACCAATCTCCATCTATAA
This sequence is a window from Candidatus Hydrogenedens sp.. Protein-coding genes within it:
- a CDS encoding DUF4838 domain-containing protein, with amino-acid sequence MQFLKNSLIVLLALLVITSGCARKPSLIMGDYFIIVKNGTPQCSIVIPENCIPSVKYASEELQKFIKEMSGAELPIITDSSPVQSKEIILGKSKRLEKIDYKIDWENLGEEGYNLLVTKDNIIIAGGEPRGTLYGVYGILDDHLGCRWFTPTVSRIPKMDTIALPAMNEIFIPPLEYREPFTMDGFIDGDWCARNRANGNTCRLEEKHGGKITYYGFVHTFDSLVPPEKYFDTHPEYFSMVDGKRIKERTQLCCTNEEVIQLVIEEVKKRMREHPEAKVFSVSQNDWGNFCQCPKCSELATAEDSQMGPLLYLVNSVARAVRDEFPDKVIDTLAYQWSRKPPKTMRPEPNVIIRLCSIECCFAHPFESCVSKQNRDFVKDVEGWSQICNRLWVWDYVTSFSHYLVPFPNLEVRAPNIRFFVKHNVTGIFEQDTYTTFHGEFNELSAYLNAKLLWDPNYDDKLAISEFVDAFYEDAGPYIMEYLKLIHKPIQKRELHMNIWVGPNGKHITPEMLKQAEIIFDKAENAVADKPEVLERVKVARLSIDYTIMERARKRDMDLKMKNEDPTMIPRAKRFFEIAERNNVTQYRESNGSIADYKKIIEEWLGTTL